The window GCTACAGTTTTCTTCTTCTGTGATCATATATGTTTGtctatgtgtcacaccctggtctgtttcacctgtctttgtgcttgtctccaccccctccaggtgttgcccatcttccacATTACCCCATGCATTTTACCTGTGTcagttgccagttcgtcttgtcttgtcaagcctaccagtgtgtttttcctagTCTCTGTTTCTAGCCCAACTGGTTCTGAcatgttctgcctgccctgacactgagcccacctgcctgaccattcagtctgccctgacctcgagcctgcctgccgccctgtacctttcggactctgacctggttaattAACTTCTGCATGTCCTCGACCTGCcttattgcctgcccctgtacttTAATGCATAtcaaagactctaaccatctgccccctgtgtctgcatctgggtcctcCTGTGTCGTTATTCTATGTAGGTCATGTACATTATAACAACATAAATTGTGTGTATCTGGATAAttacagcagcatacaatactATATGTTACTGTcattaaggtaaaaaaaaaaagcatttcacTTGTGCAGTGgaagtactctcagaccatgagacacaagATTATCTTGTCTGGTGAAaaaacattgaactctttggcctggacgaaaccaggcacagctcattacctggccaataccatccctacggtgaagacaTAAATGTACATGAACAACCCAACAACAATAAACGTATACACGGCTGAGTGAGTCCTTCTGTTATTGATTGAACATGTTTTTTACCCTTTAAGGCTCAACATACACCCATACTAACCATTTCCATCTACAACATGTTATTGTGTCTAGCCAACAGCTGGAACCCAAAAGGAATCATTGGTAGCCGGGAAGACACCAGAGAGTCACAAACCACTATTAGGGAACATTGGACTTTGATCTGCTGGTCCTCTCTGTTTCACTTCTTatttctctcacctctcctcttctcaaatTCCTGTCttaatatatctctctctcacttcttcaTGTATGGAGTGAAAGAGCGTACTAATTGTGAAGAAGGTAATGTCTTCATGTCAGTGTTGGACAGCAGTGTGTGAGAGCTGACCACTGCCCTGACACAACCAATGAGTTATTTTCTCAGGCACCAACATCTCTAATTCACACTCAAAGGTGGCATCAATTATCACATTTTTGACATCCTGTCTAAATCCATCACACAGGAGACATGAAGCCAGCCTGGCTGTTTATATAATGAAGAAGTGAAACCTCTTTCCTCTGTCGGAACCTATGATTAGGGTCAAAATGACACTTCTTCTTATGCTTGTCACAAACTGGGTGAATTATTCTGAGTGGCAGGAAAAGCTATCTCTCATACTATCCTTACATTGGTTTTGTTTGTACCGTAAAACATTACGAGGTTATGGAAATTCAGCTCTGAATAGAAAATAGaggactttgttgaagtaccGAAGGTTCATTTGATAAACTGAGACCCTGCGTTGTGAAGAGACATGGAGGCTGTTTTAGGACTGTTGGTGATCTCAGCAGGATTGTCTCATGGTAAGAAACATCTTTATATGTGTTGGCTTCCCTCTTCTTTTATGCAGAATATAATATCAGGAGTCTTGTAGATCACGTAGCAGAAATGATGGATGATAATAGACAATATTCAGAACACTGTGGAAGACAGTTGTCTCTTTACTCATTGTCCCATAATAATGATCACTGACTTAATGATCCCTATTATGTTGATGCTGTTGGTTTGGTTGTACTGTTAGTCACTTGTGTCCTCGTCTGTGAAATGATACATGACTTGACATGGGTTAGAACAGTGATAGTCACTACAGTGTCTTTTCTTCTTGATCTTCAGGCTATGAGACTTCCTGTGATGGTAGAGAAAATGGATGTCAGTGTTATGGAGCTCTGGGAGGAACTGTCTATCTCCAGCTGACTGATACCACGAGATATGCTGATCTCTCATTTTGGAAAGACCCAACTGGTGCTAAAACACAGATACTCAAAATGAAGAATGACACAGTGGTAATAAGATATCCCCCCATTAAAGACAGAGTACACTTCTTTATAAACAATGGGACATTGAGGTTAAATAACACAAGAAGGAATGATTCTGGTGAATACCTGCTAGAAGAATATAAATCAGAAGGGAAATTATCAGGGATCAGAGGACTACAACTGTTCATCGAAGGTAAATAACTATCTTACCAAATAATAACTTGCCAAATAATTATTACACATGATAACTTTGACAAGCTATTGCTCTGGCTAAACTACAAATGTacctaataatacaaataatgagAAATGCATTGTATGTGTAACCATGGagtcatttttattttcatatgttACTGTAGTTGGTACATAGAGTCATAACCACATCCATCAACATTAAATCATCTGTTGGTTATTTGAAATGCAGTCAATATGTGTCATGAATTTGCTGCTCCTGTTGACTACAGTAGTTTCTGTGGCTTTCAAGAAGAATGGCTGGTGTTGTGTTCTAATGTGTTTTGCCCTCTTACTACAGTTACATATCCTTCTTCCCCCACAGCTCCAGTGTCCTCTCCTCAGCTGTCCTCTAAGTGTCTGTCCCATGGAGAGATGAGGGTGTCCTGCTCCTCTGAGGGGGATGGTCCCCAGTACAGCTGGACTCTGGATggacagacactgagagacactGAGACCTCTCCTGATAACGAGACAAACACCATCACTCTGAAGAAAGGCCTGTCAGGAAATCTCACCTGTACCATCAGAAACTACATCAGCAGTGATACTGTCAGCAGGAGAATCTCACACTGTCCAGGTAATCTACTGTTTAATTTactttgttaaaaatacattatGATCAACAATATCAATgattaatgataataataatgatggtTATAATGATAAATGCCAAAACGTTCAACTTAATGTACAATGAAAAATGATATGTTTCGAAACAACACTATCCATTTGCCAGTATTTACATGTAATTCAGATACGAATGTGATTACTGTTGTTTGGATTGCCTACAGGGCTGATATATGTTAACTGCACCTCATCCAACGGGACAAAGGTATCAGAGTGGGTGAATGCCACTGGTAATACCCTGTGTGTTGAGTCTACAACAGTGGTGACTGTGACTGTGGCCGCCACCAGTAAAACCTCCACTGGTAAGGGCCCGGGGCANNNNNNNNNNNNNNNNNNNNNNNNNGAAGTGCCTGTTGTGGGGAAGCAGGGAGGACACACTGTGTCTTTGAGTATCGTACAAGAGCAGCAGGGAGAGACTGACCGAAATCACGAGATAGCGAGATCGAAGCTTCTTTTCCTACTGGCCGTAGCAGATAGCGAGAGTGATGAGATAGCACGGGCCAGTGAGGATATGTGCAGCGAGCTCGAGGGCTAGAGTCAGGATGCGATTTGGGAGGACTGTACTGCAGTGAACGGAGGGTGCATGTACAGTCATCTAGTCATGGACGCCAGGTTGTATTAGCTGAGAGAAAGGATGCTGCTTCTAACAATCCAACAGTGCAGATATGTGCAAGACAGTGATCAGACGAGTACGAGAATTCGAGAGAATACAGCGAGGACGGCAGAAGGGACCCCGAACAAATCATTTTAGAGAGCGGTGTAGACGTAGATGTTGAGAAAGAGGGACAGTTGGACggggtgagagagacaggacaaATAGGTTACGCGTCGTGAGAGCATTCAGGAAGATAGACTAGACACGTAGAGTCGTACGTGAGATATGATAATTATCCGCCCGGACAGTAAGAGACAGACGACACAGGAGAAGAATGACTCTACGCAGACTAGAGAGAGGACAGATTTCTGTCATTGCTGAGGCACTTGTAGCGTGAGACGCCAACGCTAAAGATCAGAGGCGAGAGAGGAGAACATGTTAGCGCCAGACAGCGCCATAAGCGCATAGAGAGGAGTATTCGGTAACGGATGTATGATCACAGACTCCGATAGCAGGATGTAATCGTACCAGAATGCGCTAAAGGAAGAGCACCGCGGATGGGAAAGTAGAGAGATGCTGCTAGAAGCGCGGAGAGACAGAAGAGCGAGCTGTAGGAATATGGTTATTAAGCGGAAAGGAGACACATGCGTGAGTATACTGACaggagagaatgagtgagagagcagaaagagaagagagagacagagagagagagagacagagagagatagcgagagacagagagagacagacagagagagagaggcgagagagagacaggagagagagacgagaagagagacagcgagagagagacgagaccagagagagagacagaagaagacacagagatgagagacagaaagagagagcagagagagagagagtgacagaagggaggagagacagacagtgacggagagacagacagatgacagacagacgagtgagagaatgaagagacagagagagagagagagagcacagacacagagagagagacagacacacaggagagagagacacagacacacagagagagagagacagagagagacagaaagagagagagagagacagagagagagaaagcgagagagtgacagagagacagagagacagagacagagacatacagagacagacagtgacagtgacagagacatagagagacaacagtgacagagacagtagagacgagagacagacagagacgagacagagacacgagagagagagagagaacgagaagaggcacacagagagaggcgagagagagagagaaagagagagacacacgagagagagagagagagggagagatagagaggtgggagagggggagacggagagacagataATGAGTAGGTGAGAGACATAGAGTGACaggagagattgagagacagagagtgacagggagagagagacagacagagaaagacagacagagagagacagagagagagagagacagaaaggagagagacagatagagaagatgagagagacagagagaggaatgagagagaatgagagagacagagagagacagagagagacagcagagacagcgagagacgcgagagagagacagagagagcagacagagagagagcagcgagagagagacagagacacagagagagagacacagaaagacacagagagagagaatgagacgagagagaagaatgagacgaggagacgaagagagagagacagagaagcgagagagtgacgagagagacagagacatacaagcgaccgagacagagacatagaagaGACATGACGGACAGagataagagagacagagagagacagaggacacagagagagagagacagagagagagaggagggacagaaaggagagagagacagacagtgacagggacatagagagacagagagacagagagagagaccagacacacgagagagagagagacagagagagacagaaagagagagagagacagagaaagtgagagagtgacagagagacagaagacatacagagacagacagagacatagagagacaagacagtgacagagacatagagagacagagagacacagagagagagacagagagacagagaaagcgagagagtgacagaagagacagagacatacagagacagacagtgacagagacatatagagacagacagtgacagagacatagagagacagagagagacagaggacacagagagagagacagagacagagactacagagacagacagtgacagagacagaagacagtgatgacagaacagagagagagagacagagacacagagagagagagagagagagagagagagaccaacaggagagagcgagagagagagagacagagagagagagacgagagagagagagcacagagagaggagagagagagagagagagagagagaggagagagagagagagaggagagagagaggtggagaggggagaCGAAGAGACAGATAATGAGTTTGAGTGAGAGACATAGagtgacagggagagattgagagagagagtgacagggagagatgagagacagtgagagaggacagagagagacagacagagaagagacagacagagagaagacagacagagagaagacagaaagatagagacagaaagagagagaagaaagagaatgagaaggacagagagagagacagagagagacagcgagagagagacagagaccagagagagagacacagaaagacacagagagagagaatgagacagagagagaggagtgacagagacaggagagacagacagtggacgagacatagagagacagagagacacagagagagagacagagacagacagagagagagagacagagacacagagagagagagagagagagacacagagggagggcgagaggagacagagagagacagagaggagcagagagacacagagagagaacagagacagacagacagagagagagagacagagacacagagagagagagagagacacacaagagggagggcgagagagagagagacagcgaggcagagagagagagagaatctaaaATATCTccctgacagactgacagggTAAAATTGTAGTAATTGAGTAAATTGAGATCTACAGTTAATGTCCTCTAACCTGGGTCTTTGAAGGAGGTTTCTTTTCTTCTGGACACAGTAAACTGCCAACACCATCACTAAGACAAGGACCACTCCTGCCAGAGACCTGCTCGGCATCCCTATGTACTGTGTGGCTAAGAGAGGAAGcagacacaacaaacataagaatgAAGATTGCTCCATTGTAAAAACATAATAATGGTAATAATGATAACTGAAACCAATAATACATCAGAAAGAGCCATGATCACTTACAGAAAATCAAACGGTCTGAGTGGTGTTTACAAAGTTACGAGTTGTGTGTTAGTCAAGCCCTGGGTGTGATTCTGGTCTGGAGGTCATTAGGgtgtcatgtctctctctctgtgtgtctgtgtctctctctctgtgtgtctgtgtctctctctctctctctctgtctctctatgtctctgtcactgtctgtctctgtcactgtctgtctctgtcactgtctgtctctctctccctttctgtcactctctctctctctgtctctctctttctgtctctcactctgtgtctttctgtctctctctctgtgtctctgtctctctctcgctgtctctttctgtctgtctctctctgtctctctctcgctctctctctctgtctgtctctctctgtctctcgctatctctctctgtctctctctgtctctctcactctctctctgtctctctcattctctttctgtctctctcattctctttctgtctctgtctttctgtctctctctttctgtctctctttttctgtctctgtctgtctctctctgtctctctctgcctgtctctctctgtctctctctcgctgtctctctctgtctgtctctctctgtttctctctcgctatctctctctctctgtctctctctgtctctcactctaactatttgtctgtctctctctccctcaccctcttcatcactctactctctctctgtttgtctctccgtctctgtctctctgtctcttgctgtctcactctatctctcggtctttctctctgtttgtctctccgtctgtctctctctcgctgtctcactctatctctcggtctctctctctctgtctctctccgtctctctctctctctctgactctctctttctgtctctctctctaactctttgtctgtctctctgtctccatctctctctctctctcacactctctttgtctgtctttttgtctctctctctctctctctctcgctctatgtcTCTCTAGTTATCTCTCTTTCCACAGTTAAGCGAGACAGCCAGGATGTGGAATACGCTGATGTCAGGATACTGAGGCAGGAaatgagaaagaaggagagggaggcgcCGGTGGAGGTGGAATACGGACAGGTGAAAGTAGCGGGTGGTCCMCAGCAGCAGCTGGAGGTGGARTATGGACAGATTACAWTATTAGAGGGTACCAGGAGGAAGGTAGACACGCCTGAGGAGGAGTATTGTATGTACGCCAGTGTACGGAAAGGACAGTGAGCAAGGTASTGTCTAGATAGAATATSATAGAATAGAAGGAGTCTGAGTTGAATCCCTGGTGCGTCGCCCAAATCTCTCMATTCTcttgaagtgtgcacttgttcacttgtAGTCATGGATTTGAAAGGGATGCCGAAACCAAtcctacaccaatccaatgcttcgAAATATATGTGGAGAGTAGTGAaaaagtgcacacttcaggagaaaggagagattattTGGTATCAACCCCTGAGAGGCCCAGAGTTGACACAGACGACAGACATGTTGAATCATGTTGTCTTAGTTACAGTTACAGCTGTGTGTTGCATGTTGATGCATGTTAGTGCATAGTGTCTGTTTCCAAGAAGTGGAGACAATACTTCTGTTTTTCTTGCCCACGTTTCTTTCTTTCCAAAACTGTTTAACCACTAGGTTGTGTTGCGGTCACTTCTTCTTTTCAGATGTGTGATATGTCACACAACATTTACTGTTTATGCTGCGTGATTCCATCTTTCTTGAATTATTCTCTAACATTCAATACTGTTTAAAGAATTACTGAGGGATTTGTAATAATTGCATAACAGTAATTCATCAGATGTCATAGGCTACTTACTTACTCATTTCCAATGCCTTAAGTCAGTTTTTTAATGCATGCAGTCCATCTCCCTAAATGGatacatctacagtatatatatgatgTGCAGGTACTGTGTGCTGTATAACGGTAAAATGAACTCTCTTAGATATGATCAGaaatgtatgtacatacagtacatggcaaTATCTTTTCACACCATCAACATATTTGTTTCCACATCTTTGGTTTCGCAGTTTATAAAGTTGCTAATGCATTTCCTGTTTGAGTCACATGATTTCCWGTCGAATCCCCTGAGCCAGAGGTAATCAACAGACTGGCTGA of the Salvelinus sp. IW2-2015 unplaced genomic scaffold, ASM291031v2 Un_scaffold3466, whole genome shotgun sequence genome contains:
- the LOC112075914 gene encoding uncharacterized protein, which translates into the protein MEAVLGLLVISAGLSHAPVSSPQLSSKCLSHGEMRVSCSSEGDGPQYSWTLDGQTLRDTETSPDNETNTITLKKGLSGNLTCTIRNYISSDTVSRRISHCPGLIYVNCTSSNGTKVSEWVNATGNTLCVESTTVVTVTVAATSKTSTGKGPGILRQEMRKKEREAPVEVEYGQVKVAGGPQQQLEVEYGQITJLEGTRRKVDTPEEEYCMYASVRKGQ